ATGCTATTTTTGTTCATTGCTTATTTATTCTTCAAATGGATGCCTGAAATGAAAAAACTCATAAGTATATATGTATCTCTGTTTCTGGTATTCTCAACCGACTCCAAGCAAGCGATTTCGTCCAGACGAGGAAGATGGTGTTGTTGAAGTAAGCAGCGCTCACTTCCCCACCACCTGAACGATCACGCGTCTGTTGCGCGGGCCGTCGAATTCGCAAAGGAATATCGACTGCCACGTACCGAGAGTGAGCCTGCCTTCTTCCACAGGAATCTGGACGGATGAGCCGAAAAGGGAGGTTTTTATGTGCGCGGCGGAATTTCCTTCCGAGTGAGTGTATCCATCCTGCATCGGAACCATCTTATTTATCTCCATGAGAATATCTTTCGCGACGTTCGGGTCGGCGCCCTCGTTTATCGTTATTCCCGCCGTAGTGTGGGGGACGTAAACTGTGCATACGCCGTTTTTGACTTCAGTCCGTTGTAGTTCGTTTTGAACCTGGCTCGTGACGTTGACGAATTCGGTCGAAGAGCGGGTGTTTACTGAGAATTGAGATGGCATTCTGACCTCATGTTTTTTGCGGTTTCTTTCTGGCAGCGGGGAATAATATATTGTTCAACAGCAGCCGGTAGCCGGGTGAATTCGGGTGCAGCTCGAGATTTGTCGGCGGGTCGTTAACGTGATGCCGCGCGTCCTCCGGATCGTGCCCCCCGAGAAAAGTGTAAGTCCCTCTTCCGAAATTTCCGTGCATGTACTTGACTTCATCTGCCGATTCAACCTCTCCCATGATAACGACATGGTCTTTTATAAGGTGTTTCCGGAATGAGGTCGTTTGTCCCATAAACCCTTTTATGACCCCTACATGGTTTTGAGTGAGCATAGACGGCACAGGATCGTGCTTTGCCGAAAACTCGAAGAGTGAAAAATAATCCGTTTCCGCGAGACGCGGATTCGCGCCGCTTGACGGCACGGCGTCGATGTCCGAAAACTCATAGATCATCGGGTCCTTTACAAGTTTGAAATCCTTAAACGCCAACGTTTTAGAGTAGTCGAGCTTTTTATCCGCATCCGGATCGACCGGAGTCATATCGAACGGCACGCCGACAATATCTACTCCTTCAGCCGCTAACGCTATGTCATAGCTGTCTGTTGCCGAACACATCGCAAATAGAAAGCCACCGCTGCCTACATATTCCTTTATCACGCGCGCTACGGCTTTTTTCTGCTCTGATACGCTCGGATAGCCGAGGCTGGCTGCCATCTCTTCGTACTGAATCTGCTGCCGGATATAC
This is a stretch of genomic DNA from Candidatus Neomarinimicrobiota bacterium. It encodes these proteins:
- a CDS encoding YjbQ family protein produces the protein MPSQFSVNTRSSTEFVNVTSQVQNELQRTEVKNGVCTVYVPHTTAGITINEGADPNVAKDILMEINKMVPMQDGYTHSEGNSAAHIKTSLFGSSVQIPVEEGRLTLGTWQSIFLCEFDGPRNRRVIVQVVGK
- a CDS encoding asparagine synthetase B, with protein sequence MKHLLTIIFFLFNLNLLQGQKLLIPMDLTQTNHLKAYGIAFWILEADLEVEWLLNYRGGSFLIDYSDKIARECRIRGVSSETVASSRIIDVYAEIEANNMEVILLEKVPRIAVYTPSNTQPWDDAVTLALTYAEINYDKLWDPEVLRGNLSRYDWLHLHHEDFTGQYGKFYSSYHSAPWYIRQQIQYEEMAASLGYPSVSEQKKAVARVIKEYVGSGGFLFAMCSATDSYDIALAAEGVDIVGVPFDMTPVDPDADKKLDYSKTLAFKDFKLVKDPMIYEFSDIDAVPSSGANPRLAETDYFSLFEFSAKHDPVPSMLTQNHVGVIKGFMGQTTSFRKHLIKDHVVIMGEVESADEVKYMHGNFGRGTYTFLGGHDPEDARHHVNDPPTNLELHPNSPGYRLLLNNILFPAARKKPQKT